In the genome of Pristis pectinata isolate sPriPec2 chromosome 10, sPriPec2.1.pri, whole genome shotgun sequence, one region contains:
- the exoc8 gene encoding exocyst complex component 8, with protein MAADGAGKLRRQLEAPRFDPALYVKQLSQQSDGDRDLQEHRHRIQSLADETAQNLKKNVYKNYRQFIETAREISYLEGEMYQLSHILTEQKGIMDGLTQLLLAADREQHLQPGAAASAASSSSSPSPPPDASLLPPRQAEEHRQRTLTPLLQKVEGCQELLQAPGRSLVYNGDLLECDPESGAQLRRVHAFLLSDCLLVAAWLPGRRGAGALRYRFDAVYQLDSFAVVNVKDAGPMRDMFKVLMFPDTRVFQAENAKVKKEWLEILDQTKKDKALSERRELEKAEALRLAAAQEAAEEEQQRRRPLPSNPFEEEAEEEPRDLTLDWIQELPEDLDVCIAQRDFEGAVDLLDKLSAYLTGADGQPGVRQLRGRVEQRVRRLTDVLVYELSPGRSLRGGPRATRRAVSQLIRLGQSTKACELFLKNRAAAVHTAIRQLRIEGATLLYIHKLCHIFFTGLLDTAREFQMDFAGDSGCYSAFVVWSRSATRLFVDAFSKQVFDSKESLATTAECVEVAKEHCSKLSEIGLDLTFTLQALLVKDIKAALHSYKGIIMEATKHRNSEEMWRRMNLMTPEALTKLKEEMKGSGITNFDQYTGDDCWVNLSYTIVAFTKQLMAFLEEGLKLYFPELHMVLLESLQEIILVAVQHVDYSLRCEQDPEKKVFIRDNVSFLYETVLPVVERRFEEGVGTPAKQLQDLRNGSRIIRVNPESTNSFV; from the coding sequence ATGGCGGCCGACGGCGCCGGCAAGCTGCGGCGCCAGCTGGAGGCCCCGCGCTTCGACCCGGCCCTCTACGTCAAGCAGCTGTCGCAGCAGTCGGACGGCGACCGCGACCTGCAGGAGCACCGGCACCGCATCCAGAGCCTGGCCGACGAGACGGCGCAGAACCTGAAGAAGAACGTGTACAAGAACTACCGGCAGTTCATCGAGACGGCGCGGGAGATCTCCTACCTGGAGGGCGAGATGTACCAGCTCAGCCACATCCTCACCGAGCAGAAGGGCATCATGGACGGCCTGACCCAGCTGCTGCTGGCCGCCGACCGGGAGCAGCACCTCCAGCCCGGGGCTGCGGCctccgccgcctcctcctcctcctccccctcgccGCCGCCCGACGCCTCGCTGCTGCCCCCCCGGCAGGCGGAGGAGCACCGGCAGCGGACGCTGACGCCgctgctgcagaaggtggaaggCTGCCAGGAGCTGCTGCAGGCGCCCGGCCGCTCCCTCGTCTACAACGGCGACCTGCTGGAGTGCGACCCGGAGAGCGGCGCTCAGCTGCGGCGGGTGCACGCCTTCCTCCTCAGCGACTGCCTGCTGGTGGCCGCCTGGCTGCCGGGCCGCCGCGGCGCCGGCGCCCTCCGCTACCGCTTCGACGCCGTCTACCAGCTGGACAGCTTCGCGGTGGTGAACGTGAAGGACGCGGGCCCGATGCGCGACATGTTCAAGGTGCTGATGTTCCCCGACACCCGCGTCTTCCAGGCCGAGAACGCCAAGGTGAAGAAGGAGTGGCTGGAGATCCTGGACcagaccaagaaggacaaggcgcTGAGCGAGCGCCGGGAGCTGGAGAAGGCCGAGGCCCTGCGGCTGGCGGCGGCCCAGGAGGCGGCGGAGGAGGAGCAGCAGCGGAGGAGGCCCCTGCCGTCCAACCCGTTCGAGGAGGAGGCCGAGGAGGAGCCGCGGGACCTCACCCTGGACTGGATCCAAGAGCTGCCCGAGGACCTGGACGTCTGCATCGCCCAGCGGGACTTCGAGGGCGCCGTGGATCTGCTGGACAAGCTGTCGGCCTACCTGACGGGAGCCGACGGGCAGCCCGGGGTGCGGCAGCTGAGGGGCCGGGTGGAGCAGCGGGTGAGGCGGCTGACCGACGTGCTGGTGTACGAGCTGTCGCCCGGGCGCTCGCTGCGAGGCGGCCCGCGGGCCACCCGGCGCGCCGTCTCGCAGCTCATCCGCCTCGGCCAGTCCACCAAGGCGTGTGAGCTGTTCCTGAAGAACCGGGCGGCCGCCGTGCACACCGCCATCCGCCAGCTGCGCATCGAGGGCGCCACCCTGCTCTACATCCATAAGCTCTGCCACATCTTCTTCACCGGCCTGCTGGACACGGCCCGCGAGTTCCAGATGGACTTCGCCGGCGACAGCGGCTGCTACTCGGCCTTCGTGGTGTGGTCGCGCTCGGCCACCCGCCTCTTCGTGGACGCCTTCAGCAAGCAGGTGTTCGACAGCAAGGAGAGCCTGGCCACCACGGCCGAGTGCGTGGAGGTGGCCAAGGAGCACTGCAGCAAGCTGAGCGAGATCGGCCTGGACCTCACCTTCACCCTGCAGGCGCTGCTGGTCAAGGACATCAAGGCCGCCCTCCACAGCTACAAGGGCATCATCATGGAGGCCACCAAGCACCGCAACTCGGAGGAGATGTGGAGAAGGATGAACCTGATGACCCCCGAGGCCCTGACAAAGCTGAAGGAGGAGATGAAGGGCAGTGGCATCACCAACTTCGACCAGTACACGGGCGACGATTGCTGGGTGAACCTCAGCTACACCATCGTGGCCTTCACCAAGCAGCTGATGGCCTTCTTGGAGGAAGGATTGAAGCTCTACTTCCCTGAGCTGCACATGGTTCTGTTGGAGAGCCTCCAAGAGATCATCCTGGTGGCGGTACAACACGTTGACTACAGCCTGCGCTGCGAGCAGGACCCAGAGAAGAAGGTTTTCATTCGCGACAATGTCTCCTTTCTTTACGAGACGGTCCTCCCGGTGGTGGAGAGACGGTTTGAGGAGGGAGTTGGAACACCGGCCAAGCAGCTCCAAGATCTTCGCAATGGCTCCCGAATTATTCGTGTCAATCCAGAGAGCACCAATTCCTTTGTGTGA